The following proteins are co-located in the Phyllostomus discolor isolate MPI-MPIP mPhyDis1 chromosome 1, mPhyDis1.pri.v3, whole genome shotgun sequence genome:
- the LOC114492971 gene encoding zinc transporter ZIP2-like — protein MELLIGVKIGCLFALLALTLVCGLIPICFKWFQIEAATGHHRQVLSFLGCISAGVFLGAGLMHMTAEALEGIELEIQKFMMQNRTESEGYSSGDANSAYTDYPYGELIISLGFFLIFLLESLALQGCRGADGGSKVEEEMGGARVLGLHSHGPLPSPSRSPFRALVLLLSLSFHSVFEGLAVGLQTTVAATVQLCLAVLAHKGLIVFGVGLRLVQRGTGSRWAVFSILSFALMSPLGLALGLAVVGGDAEGGRGLAQAVLEGVAAGTFLYVTFLEILPQELAGPEGPLLKWGCVAAGFAFMAFIALWA, from the exons ATGGAACTACTAATAGGAGTAAAAATTGGCTGCCTATTTGCCCTGCTGGCTCTCACCCTCGTCTGTGGCCTTATTCCCATCTGCTTCAAATGGTTCCAGATTGAGGCAGCCACAG gTCATCACCGCCAGGTCCTCAGCTTTCTGGGCTGCATTTCTGCCGGTGTTTTCCTAGGTGCGGGGCTCATGCACATGACTGCTGAGGCCCTGGAGGGAATTGAATTGGAGATCCAGAAGTTCATGATGCAG AACAGGACAGAGAGTGAGGGTTATTCCTCTGGTGATGCTAATTCAGCTTAT ACAGACTATCCCTATGGAGAGCTCATCATCTCCCTGGgtttcttcctcatcttcctttTGGAGTCGCTGGCATTGCAGGGCTGTCGTGGAGCCGATGGAGGATCAAAAGTGGAGGAGGAGATGGGTGGGGCTCGTGTCCTTGGACTCCACAGTCACGGACCTCTACCCTCACCCTCGAGGAGTCCCTTTCGAGCCCTCGTCCTCCTGCTCTCACTCTCCTTCCACTCAGTGTTTGAAGGCCTGGCTGTGGGGCTGCAGACAACAGTAGCAGCCACCGTGCAGCTCTGTCTTGCTGTCCTGGCTCACAAGGGACTCATAGTGTTTGGGGTAGGACTGCGGCTGGTGCAGAGAGGCACTGGATCACGATGGGCTGTGTTCTCCATACTGTCATTTGCTCTCATGTCCCCCCTGGGCCTAGCCCTGGGGCTGGCTGTGGTTGGAGGAGATGCTGAAGGGGGCCGAGGCTTAGCCCAGGCTGTGTTAGAGGGTGTGGCAGCTGGCACCTTCTTATATGTCACCTTCCTAGAAATTCTGCCCCAGGAGCTAGCTGGTCCTGAGGGCCCTCTGCTCAAGTGGGGCTGTGTAGCTGCTGGCTTTGCCTTCATGGCCTTCATTGCTTTGTGGGCCTGA